In Candidatus Reconcilbacillus cellulovorans, the following proteins share a genomic window:
- a CDS encoding transcriptional regulator codes for MKNISDLIEQHLKQILQNSPDGVVEIQRNELADKFRCVPSQINYVISTRFTVERGYLVESKRGGGGYVRIQRVTWPAEERLVEHLFRTAGDRLDQSTAEALIDRLEETKRATPREASLLRAALCRDAIGLPLPLRDEVRARLFKAMVAALFGERRSST; via the coding sequence ATGAAAAACATATCTGACCTTATTGAACAACATTTAAAGCAGATTTTGCAAAACAGTCCAGACGGCGTTGTGGAAATTCAGCGCAACGAATTGGCGGACAAGTTCCGCTGTGTTCCGTCGCAGATCAATTACGTCATTTCGACGCGATTTACGGTGGAACGGGGATACTTGGTCGAAAGCAAGCGTGGTGGAGGCGGATACGTGCGGATCCAGCGGGTGACGTGGCCGGCGGAGGAACGGCTGGTCGAGCATCTGTTCCGAACGGCCGGGGACAGACTGGATCAGTCGACCGCCGAGGCGTTGATCGATCGTCTCGAGGAAACGAAGCGCGCTACTCCGCGGGAGGCCTCGCTTCTGCGGGCGGCACTCTGCCGCGACGCCATCGGATTGCCGCTGCCGCTTCGCGACGAGGTGCGCGCCCGTCTGTTCAAGGCGATGGTCGCCGCATTGTTCGGTGAAAGGAGGAGTTCAACATGA
- a CDS encoding protein arginine kinase, which translates to MNRRFFEEALSDWMKGGGPDSDIVISSRVRIARNLRTHPFPTLATNQQSREVRDQVRAAAESEGFEQFGKFHFLELDRLTELQKRVLVEKHLISPDLANESRNGAVLLSENESVSIMINEEDHLRIQVLRPGFQLRETWDEANRIDDWFESRLEYAYDERKGYLTSCPTNVGTGIRVSVMMHLPALAMTQQINRMLSAITKVGLAVRGLYGEGSESTGNLFQISNQITLGLTEEDIIDNLHRVARQIMEHERTARASLMQDSRYKTIDRIYRSYGILAHAAIMDSKEAMKRLSDVRLGVHLGIIKSVSPQTLNELMVMTQPGFLQQLAGEALSPEERDVRRAQLIRAKLGAKQP; encoded by the coding sequence ATGAACAGGCGGTTTTTCGAAGAAGCGTTGAGCGACTGGATGAAAGGCGGCGGCCCGGATTCCGACATCGTCATCTCGAGCCGCGTCCGGATCGCGCGCAATTTGCGCACGCATCCGTTTCCGACGTTGGCGACCAACCAGCAGTCGCGGGAAGTTCGCGACCAAGTGCGTGCGGCCGCGGAATCCGAAGGCTTCGAGCAGTTCGGCAAATTCCATTTTCTGGAACTCGATCGACTGACCGAGTTGCAGAAGCGGGTGTTGGTGGAAAAACATCTGATTAGCCCCGACCTGGCTAATGAGTCGCGCAACGGGGCGGTGCTTTTGAGCGAGAACGAGTCGGTCAGTATTATGATCAACGAGGAAGATCATCTGCGTATCCAGGTGCTCCGTCCGGGTTTTCAGCTGCGGGAAACATGGGACGAGGCGAACCGGATCGACGACTGGTTTGAGTCGCGGCTGGAATACGCGTATGATGAAAGAAAAGGGTATTTGACCAGCTGCCCCACGAATGTCGGCACCGGCATTCGCGTGTCGGTCATGATGCATTTGCCGGCGTTGGCGATGACGCAACAGATCAATCGAATGCTGTCGGCCATCACGAAAGTCGGCCTGGCGGTTCGCGGGTTGTACGGAGAGGGCAGCGAGTCGACCGGAAATCTGTTTCAGATTTCCAATCAAATTACGCTAGGGCTGACCGAGGAAGACATCATCGACAACCTGCATCGCGTGGCGCGCCAGATCATGGAGCACGAGCGCACCGCGCGCGCCTCGCTCATGCAGGACTCGCGTTACAAGACGATCGACCGCATTTACCGGTCGTACGGCATCCTCGCTCACGCCGCCATCATGGATTCCAAAGAAGCGATGAAGCGGTTGTCCGACGTGCGGCTTGGCGTCCACCTGGGCATTATAAAATCGGTCAGCCCGCAAACGCTGAACGAGCTGATGGTCATGACGCAACCCGGTTTTTTGCAACAGCTGGCCGGCGAAGCGCTGTCGCCGGAAGAACGCGACGTCCGTCGCGCGCAGCTGATCCGCGCGAAACTCGGCGCAAAGCAGCCTTGA
- a CDS encoding ATP-dependent Clp protease ATP-binding subunit ClpC produces the protein MMFGRFTERAQKVLALAQEEAVRLGHNNIGTEHILLGLIREGDGIAAKALVALGLNLEKIQDEIEALIGRGNEHPTNIAYTPRAKKVIELSMDEARKLGHPYVGTEHILLGLIREGEGVAARVLNNLGVSLNKARQQVLQLLGSTEAVTSTHGTPANVSTPTLDSLARDLTQAARDGNLDPVIGRTKEIERVIQVLSRRTKNNPVLIGEPGVGKTAIVEGLAQKIVNNEIPETLRDKRVMTLDMGSVVAGTKYRGEFEDRLKKIMDEIRAAGNIILFIDELHTLIGAGGAEGAIDASNILKPALARGELQCIGATTLDEYRKYIEKDAALERRFQPIMVDQPTPEETILILRGLRDRYEAHHRVKITDEAIDTAVRLSDRYITDRFLPDKAIDLIDEACSKVRLRSYMVPPNLKELEQKLENIRKEKDSAVQSQEFEKAAALRDTEQKLREELERTKNEWKEKQGRTDYEVTPDDIAQIVASWTGIPVVKLKEEETERLLKMEEILHKRVIGQDEAVQAVSRAIRRARAGLKDPKRPMGSFIFLGPTGVGKTELARALAEALFGDENAVIRIDMSEYMEKHSTSRLVGAPPGYVGYEEGGQLTEKVRRKPYSVVLLDEIEKAHPEVFNILLQVLEDGRLTDSKGRTVDFRNTLIIMTSNVGAETIKKSSQLGFTAPADAMHDYNQMKEKVMAELKKAFRPEFLNRIDEIIVFHSLNEEHIARIVSLMADELAKRLKEQEIEFKLSDRAKAFLAKIGYDPQYGARPLRRAIQKHIEDRLSEELLKGTIAKGDSVLIDERDGELVVVKNEPVAQQT, from the coding sequence ATGATGTTCGGCAGATTTACCGAACGCGCGCAAAAAGTGCTGGCTCTCGCCCAAGAAGAGGCAGTGCGGCTCGGCCACAACAACATCGGCACGGAACACATTTTGCTCGGGCTGATCCGGGAAGGCGACGGCATCGCCGCCAAGGCGCTCGTGGCGCTCGGGCTCAATCTCGAAAAGATTCAGGACGAAATTGAAGCGTTAATCGGCCGCGGCAACGAGCATCCGACGAACATCGCCTACACGCCGCGGGCGAAGAAGGTGATCGAACTGTCGATGGACGAAGCGCGCAAGCTCGGCCATCCGTACGTCGGCACCGAACACATTTTGCTCGGACTGATCCGCGAAGGAGAAGGCGTGGCGGCGCGCGTGCTTAACAACCTCGGCGTCAGCCTGAACAAGGCGCGCCAACAGGTACTCCAGCTGCTCGGCTCGACCGAGGCGGTGACGAGCACGCACGGTACGCCGGCCAACGTCAGCACGCCGACGCTGGACAGCCTGGCGCGAGATCTGACGCAGGCGGCGCGTGACGGCAACCTCGATCCGGTGATCGGTCGGACGAAAGAGATCGAGCGCGTCATCCAGGTGCTCAGCCGCCGGACGAAAAACAACCCGGTGCTCATCGGCGAGCCCGGCGTCGGGAAAACCGCGATCGTCGAAGGGCTTGCGCAAAAAATCGTCAATAACGAAATCCCTGAAACGCTGCGCGATAAGCGCGTCATGACGCTGGACATGGGTTCGGTCGTCGCCGGGACGAAGTACCGCGGCGAGTTCGAGGACCGGCTGAAAAAAATCATGGACGAAATCCGCGCGGCGGGCAACATCATTCTGTTCATCGACGAGCTGCACACGCTGATCGGGGCTGGCGGGGCGGAAGGGGCGATCGATGCATCCAATATCCTCAAGCCCGCGCTTGCCCGCGGCGAACTGCAGTGCATCGGGGCGACGACGCTCGACGAATACCGCAAGTACATTGAGAAAGACGCCGCTTTAGAACGCCGGTTCCAGCCGATTATGGTCGACCAGCCGACGCCCGAAGAAACGATTCTCATCTTGCGCGGTCTGCGCGACCGGTACGAGGCGCACCACCGCGTCAAGATCACCGATGAGGCGATCGACACTGCGGTACGGCTGTCGGACCGCTACATCACCGACCGGTTTTTGCCTGACAAGGCGATCGACTTGATCGATGAGGCGTGTTCCAAAGTGCGGCTTCGCTCGTACATGGTTCCTCCGAATTTGAAGGAACTCGAACAAAAACTAGAGAACATCCGGAAAGAAAAAGACTCGGCAGTTCAAAGCCAGGAATTCGAAAAAGCGGCCGCGCTGCGCGACACCGAGCAGAAGCTGCGGGAGGAACTGGAGCGCACGAAGAACGAATGGAAAGAAAAACAGGGTCGCACCGATTATGAGGTGACTCCGGACGACATCGCGCAGATCGTCGCGAGCTGGACGGGCATTCCGGTCGTTAAACTGAAGGAAGAAGAAACCGAGCGGCTGCTCAAAATGGAGGAAATTTTGCACAAGCGCGTCATCGGCCAGGACGAGGCGGTTCAGGCGGTCAGCCGCGCGATTCGTCGCGCCCGCGCCGGCCTGAAAGACCCGAAGCGGCCGATGGGATCGTTCATCTTCCTCGGTCCGACCGGCGTCGGCAAAACGGAACTGGCCCGCGCGCTCGCCGAGGCGTTGTTCGGTGACGAGAACGCCGTCATTCGCATCGATATGTCGGAATACATGGAAAAACATTCGACCTCCCGGCTTGTCGGTGCGCCGCCTGGCTACGTCGGTTACGAGGAAGGCGGTCAGCTGACCGAGAAGGTGCGCCGCAAGCCGTACTCGGTCGTGCTGCTCGATGAAATCGAGAAGGCGCATCCCGAAGTGTTCAACATTTTGCTCCAAGTGCTGGAAGACGGTCGATTGACCGATTCGAAAGGGCGGACGGTCGATTTCCGCAACACGCTGATCATCATGACCTCGAACGTCGGAGCGGAGACGATCAAAAAATCGTCGCAACTCGGATTTACGGCTCCGGCCGACGCAATGCACGACTATAACCAGATGAAGGAAAAAGTCATGGCGGAGCTGAAAAAGGCGTTCCGTCCGGAGTTTCTGAACCGGATCGACGAGATTATCGTCTTCCATTCGCTCAACGAAGAGCATATCGCCCGCATCGTCTCGCTCATGGCCGACGAGCTGGCAAAACGGCTGAAGGAGCAGGAAATCGAGTTCAAGCTGAGCGACCGCGCCAAGGCGTTTCTAGCCAAGATCGGCTACGATCCGCAATACGGCGCCCGTCCGCTTCGCCGGGCGATTCAGAAACACATCGAGGACCGGTTGTCCGAAGAGTTGCTCAAGGGCACGATCGCCAAAGGCGATTCGGTGCTGATCGACGAGCGCGACGGCGAACTCGTCGTCGTCAAGAACGAACCGGTCGCGCAGCAGACTTGA
- a CDS encoding DNA repair protein RadA, translating to MAKPKIKFVCRECGYETAKWLGRCPGCGVWGSMEEVPVWDERVRASSRAPLSSGEVAPPLPITRIESAAERRMPTGIAELDRVLGGGIVPGSLVLVGGDPGIGKSTLLMQMCHRIAEYGSNVLYVSGEESARQTKLRADRLGALSERLFVLCETDLERIEAAVGSLRPDVLVVDSVQTVYHPAVPSAPGSVAQVRECTGYLMRLAKQQGPATVLVGHVTKEGAIAGPRLLEHMVDCVLYFEGERHHAYRVLRSVKNRFGSTHEIGVFEMGDAGLKEVPNPSERFLDERPAKASGSIVVASMEGSRPILVELQALVAPTTFPAPRRTATGIDHNRLSLIIAVLEKRVGLVLQNQDVYVNVAGGVRVDEPAVDLGIAVSAVSSFRDRPTSPNDVVFGEIGLTGEVRSVSRVDQRVREAAKLGFRRVILPRRSLKGWTPPPGIEVVGVDDVVEALAVAIG from the coding sequence ATGGCGAAGCCGAAAATCAAGTTCGTTTGCCGGGAATGCGGTTACGAAACCGCGAAATGGCTGGGACGGTGTCCGGGCTGCGGCGTGTGGGGTTCGATGGAGGAAGTGCCGGTATGGGATGAACGGGTAAGAGCATCGTCGCGGGCACCGCTTTCAAGCGGAGAAGTCGCACCGCCGCTTCCGATCACCCGGATCGAAAGCGCCGCGGAACGACGAATGCCGACCGGGATCGCGGAGCTCGACCGCGTCCTCGGAGGCGGCATTGTGCCGGGATCGCTCGTACTCGTCGGCGGCGACCCAGGTATCGGTAAGTCGACCTTGTTGATGCAAATGTGCCATCGGATCGCAGAATACGGTTCGAACGTGCTGTATGTTTCCGGTGAGGAATCCGCGAGACAAACAAAGCTCAGGGCCGACCGGCTCGGCGCATTGTCGGAGCGGCTGTTCGTGCTGTGCGAGACGGATTTGGAGCGGATTGAGGCCGCTGTTGGTTCGCTTCGCCCGGACGTGCTCGTCGTCGATTCCGTCCAGACCGTCTATCACCCGGCCGTGCCGTCGGCGCCGGGGAGCGTCGCGCAGGTCCGCGAGTGCACCGGTTATCTGATGCGGCTGGCCAAACAGCAGGGGCCGGCCACCGTACTGGTCGGCCATGTCACCAAGGAAGGTGCCATCGCGGGTCCGCGGCTTCTCGAGCATATGGTCGACTGCGTGCTCTATTTCGAGGGAGAGCGCCATCACGCGTACCGCGTATTGCGTTCCGTCAAAAACCGCTTCGGCTCCACGCACGAAATCGGCGTGTTTGAAATGGGCGACGCCGGTCTGAAGGAAGTTCCCAATCCGTCGGAACGATTTCTGGACGAGCGACCGGCGAAAGCGTCGGGATCGATCGTTGTGGCCAGTATGGAGGGTTCGCGTCCCATTCTCGTAGAGTTGCAGGCGCTCGTCGCGCCGACCACGTTTCCAGCGCCTCGGCGCACGGCGACGGGGATCGACCACAACCGGCTTTCGCTGATCATCGCCGTTCTGGAAAAAAGAGTCGGACTCGTCCTGCAAAATCAAGACGTTTACGTCAACGTTGCCGGCGGCGTTCGGGTCGATGAGCCGGCGGTCGATTTGGGCATTGCCGTCAGCGCGGTGTCCAGTTTCCGCGACCGGCCGACCTCGCCGAACGACGTTGTATTCGGGGAAATCGGCCTGACCGGCGAAGTCCGGTCCGTTTCGCGCGTCGACCAGCGCGTCCGTGAGGCGGCAAAGCTCGGCTTCCGGCGCGTCATCTTGCCCCGCCGCTCGTTGAAAGGCTGGACGCCCCCGCCGGGAATCGAAGTTGTCGGCGTCGACGACGTCGTCGAAGCGCTGGCAGTCGCCATCGGATAA
- a CDS encoding DNA integrity scanning protein DisA, which produces MIREEKDAQQQAVHHVLQLVAPGTAFREGLEHVLRAKTGALIVVGYSPEVMEIVDGGFSINCDFSASHLYELAKMDGAIILSEDLKKILYANTQLNPDPSIPSVETGIRHRTAERVAKQTGKLVVSISQRRNVITLYQGNWRYTLKDIGVILAKANQALQTLEKYKSVSDQAFTNLSASEFEESVTLHDVANVLHRVEMVRRIQTEIRRYVVELGSEGRLIQMQLEELVSGIGHEGYLLVKDYCREPSEDKIREALTALRKMSPEELLDPQQVVRVLGYLNVGSAMEEPVSPRGYRILHKIPRLPSGIIQNLVDRFGDLSTILNASIEELDEVDGIGEVRARAIQDGLRRLREQVFIDRHI; this is translated from the coding sequence ATGATTCGCGAAGAGAAAGACGCGCAACAGCAGGCCGTTCATCATGTGCTGCAGCTCGTCGCGCCGGGCACGGCTTTCCGTGAAGGGCTGGAACACGTGCTGCGGGCGAAGACCGGAGCGCTGATCGTCGTCGGCTACAGCCCAGAAGTGATGGAAATCGTCGACGGCGGATTTTCGATCAATTGTGATTTTTCCGCAAGTCATTTGTACGAGTTGGCGAAAATGGACGGGGCGATCATTTTAAGCGAAGATCTGAAAAAGATTTTATACGCCAACACCCAGCTCAACCCCGATCCGTCGATTCCGTCCGTCGAAACGGGCATTCGCCATCGCACCGCCGAGCGCGTCGCCAAGCAGACCGGCAAGCTGGTCGTTTCGATTTCGCAGCGGCGGAACGTGATCACCCTGTATCAGGGCAACTGGCGATATACGCTCAAAGACATCGGCGTGATCCTGGCCAAAGCGAATCAGGCTTTGCAAACCCTTGAGAAGTACAAATCGGTCTCCGACCAGGCGTTCACCAATCTGAGCGCCTCGGAATTCGAGGAGTCGGTGACGCTGCATGATGTGGCGAACGTGTTGCACCGCGTGGAAATGGTGCGGCGCATCCAGACGGAAATTCGCCGCTACGTCGTCGAGCTCGGCAGCGAGGGACGTCTGATCCAGATGCAGCTGGAAGAACTCGTGTCGGGCATCGGTCACGAAGGTTACTTGCTCGTCAAGGACTATTGTCGCGAGCCGTCCGAGGACAAAATCCGGGAGGCGCTGACGGCGCTGCGCAAAATGTCGCCGGAGGAACTGCTCGATCCGCAGCAGGTCGTGCGCGTTCTCGGGTATCTCAACGTCGGCAGCGCCATGGAAGAACCCGTGTCGCCGCGTGGCTACCGCATTTTACACAAAATCCCTCGTCTTCCCTCGGGAATCATTCAGAATCTTGTCGACCGGTTCGGCGATTTGTCGACGATCTTGAACGCCTCGATCGAGGAACTAGACGAAGTGGACGGCATCGGCGAGGTACGTGCGCGAGCGATTCAGGACGGGTTGCGGCGTCTTCGGGAGCAAGTCTTCATTGACAGACATATCTAA
- a CDS encoding CDP-diacylglycerol--serine O-phosphatidyltransferase — MIRHSIPNLFTVGNLFLGIISIMLVFHERPDLAAILVIVAMLLDGLDGRIARALKVQSEFGKELDSLSDVVSFGVAPALIVYWTAFQHLSHQPLVWMLTAVFPACGALRLARFNAQGNVAGSFVGLPIPAAGGILATLALFGQQIKSPAFLMGCMLALSFLMVSTVRYPSFKMVRLSRRAWRWVPFALAGAVVLAVRFPGQLSRFLFVPLVLYALWGIKQNVDALAYYVFRRRRREVEDGVNREA, encoded by the coding sequence ATGATCCGTCATTCGATTCCGAATCTGTTTACAGTAGGAAATCTCTTTTTGGGGATCATATCCATTATGCTCGTTTTTCACGAGCGGCCCGATTTGGCGGCGATTCTCGTCATCGTCGCCATGCTCCTCGACGGCCTCGACGGCCGGATCGCACGGGCGTTGAAGGTGCAGAGCGAATTCGGCAAGGAGCTGGATTCGCTGTCCGACGTCGTTTCGTTCGGCGTCGCACCGGCGTTGATTGTGTATTGGACGGCGTTTCAGCATTTGAGCCACCAGCCGCTCGTCTGGATGCTGACGGCCGTGTTTCCCGCCTGCGGTGCTTTGCGTCTTGCGAGGTTTAACGCGCAGGGGAATGTTGCGGGCTCGTTCGTCGGATTGCCGATTCCGGCGGCCGGCGGTATTTTGGCCACGTTGGCCCTGTTCGGGCAGCAGATCAAGTCACCGGCTTTTCTAATGGGTTGCATGCTGGCGCTTTCGTTTTTGATGGTGAGTACGGTGCGCTATCCGAGCTTCAAAATGGTGCGTTTGTCGCGCCGCGCGTGGCGTTGGGTGCCGTTCGCATTGGCAGGCGCGGTCGTGCTTGCCGTCCGATTTCCGGGACAGCTGTCGCGGTTTTTGTTCGTACCGCTCGTTCTGTACGCGCTGTGGGGGATTAAGCAAAACGTAGATGCGCTGGCGTATTACGTATTTCGTCGTCGCCGCCGAGAGGTCGAAGACGGCGTGAACCGCGAAGCGTAA
- a CDS encoding twitching motility protein PilT, producing the protein MTTKRLLEAVAATAGGWLGWTNAGTLSAMLPVMPDDVGIYGWTAVGALSGWIGSRLAVPVLASWAARGETALARLSLFDLGARVAGLLVGLVIAVLLVPVIQSAGGSQTPLAAALSLALGALGYRLGTVKTDELKALWASAARASESSNTAPKDRSHKILDTSVIIDGRIADICKTGFIEGVLVIPEFVLEELQRIADSSDLLRRNRGRRGLDILNKIQKELNVQVWIYEGDFEDCAEVDSKLVRLAKLLHAKVVTNDFNLNKVCELQGVPVLNVNDLANAVKPIVLPGEEIVVHVIKDGKEFGQGVAYLDDGTMIVVEGGREYIGSRVEVMVTSVLQTSAGRMIFARPKPLEKAQ; encoded by the coding sequence ATGACAACCAAACGTTTGCTCGAAGCGGTTGCGGCGACTGCAGGCGGTTGGTTGGGCTGGACGAATGCCGGTACGCTGTCGGCGATGTTGCCGGTCATGCCGGACGACGTCGGCATCTATGGATGGACCGCCGTCGGTGCGTTGTCTGGATGGATCGGATCGCGTCTGGCGGTTCCCGTGCTGGCGAGTTGGGCTGCCCGGGGGGAAACGGCGCTTGCGCGCCTTTCGCTGTTCGATTTGGGCGCGCGGGTGGCCGGATTGTTGGTCGGTCTCGTCATCGCCGTGTTGCTCGTGCCGGTTATCCAATCGGCTGGGGGAAGCCAGACGCCGCTTGCGGCCGCGCTCTCTTTGGCGCTCGGGGCGCTCGGTTATCGGCTCGGCACTGTCAAAACCGACGAGCTCAAGGCGTTATGGGCTTCGGCTGCTCGGGCGTCGGAGTCGTCGAATACGGCGCCCAAAGACCGCAGCCACAAAATTTTAGACACGAGCGTCATCATCGACGGGCGCATCGCCGACATCTGCAAAACAGGTTTTATCGAGGGCGTCTTGGTTATTCCCGAATTCGTTCTGGAAGAGCTGCAGCGCATCGCCGATTCGTCCGACCTGCTTAGGCGCAACCGCGGGCGGCGCGGGCTCGATATTTTGAACAAGATCCAGAAGGAACTCAACGTCCAGGTGTGGATTTACGAGGGCGATTTCGAAGATTGCGCGGAAGTCGACAGCAAGCTCGTGCGTCTGGCGAAATTGCTGCACGCCAAAGTCGTGACCAATGATTTCAACCTGAACAAGGTTTGCGAGCTGCAGGGCGTGCCGGTTCTGAACGTCAATGACCTGGCCAATGCCGTCAAACCGATCGTGCTGCCCGGGGAAGAGATCGTCGTCCACGTCATCAAAGACGGCAAGGAGTTCGGACAGGGCGTCGCCTATCTCGACGACGGCACCATGATTGTCGTTGAGGGCGGCCGTGAGTATATCGGATCCCGCGTCGAGGTGATGGTGACGAGCGTATTGCAGACGTCGGCCGGCCGCATGATTTTCGCCAGACCGAAGCCGCTGGAAAAAGCGCAGTGA
- a CDS encoding bifunctional enzyme IspD/IspF, with amino-acid sequence MAGRREGFHALIVAAGSGTRMKTAERKQFLLLCGKPVVVYALERFDSMPETLSIVLVVAPGDEERARKIAEQYGIAKLRAVVAGGQTRQQSVSAGLRALIESGAGGEDYVLVHDGVRPFFGTEDALRCLRAAQTAGAAVLAVPVKDTVKQVDENMRIVQTPDRRSLWAAQTPQAFRVADLLRAHEEAERLGFLGTDDAELAERAGVPVAVVEGRYDNIKITTPEDWCLAERLAGGAVADALDRFRVGFGFDVHPLAEGRPCVIGGVRLPHSKGPVGHSDADVLLHAVCDAVLGALGLGDIGKHFPDTDPAYCGADSLELLRRCRAFAEERGYRVGNVDATLLAERPKIAPHVPSMVQRIADALGTEPARVNIKATTTERLGFVGREEGIAAQAVVMLVRSVV; translated from the coding sequence ATGGCCGGCCGTCGGGAAGGATTTCATGCGCTGATCGTGGCCGCGGGCAGCGGAACGAGGATGAAAACGGCGGAGCGCAAACAGTTTTTGTTGTTGTGCGGCAAGCCGGTCGTCGTTTACGCGTTGGAGCGGTTCGATTCGATGCCGGAAACGCTGTCGATCGTCCTCGTCGTCGCGCCGGGCGACGAGGAGCGGGCTCGGAAGATCGCCGAGCAATACGGTATTGCGAAGCTGCGTGCGGTGGTAGCGGGAGGCCAGACGCGGCAACAGTCGGTGTCGGCCGGGTTACGGGCGCTGATCGAGTCCGGCGCCGGCGGGGAGGATTATGTTCTGGTGCACGACGGAGTCCGTCCGTTTTTTGGCACCGAGGACGCGCTGCGCTGTCTAAGGGCGGCGCAAACGGCGGGCGCTGCCGTATTGGCGGTGCCGGTCAAGGATACGGTCAAGCAGGTGGACGAGAATATGCGGATTGTGCAGACGCCCGACCGCAGGAGTCTTTGGGCGGCGCAGACGCCCCAGGCGTTTCGGGTGGCCGACCTGCTCCGCGCGCACGAGGAGGCCGAGCGGCTCGGGTTTCTCGGTACGGACGACGCCGAGCTGGCGGAACGGGCCGGCGTTCCGGTCGCCGTCGTCGAAGGCCGCTACGACAACATCAAGATCACGACGCCCGAAGACTGGTGCTTGGCCGAACGGTTGGCCGGCGGCGCCGTCGCGGATGCGCTTGATCGGTTCCGCGTCGGTTTCGGATTCGACGTTCATCCGCTGGCGGAAGGACGTCCTTGCGTCATTGGCGGCGTCCGGTTGCCGCATTCGAAAGGACCGGTCGGGCATTCGGACGCCGACGTTCTCTTACACGCTGTATGCGACGCCGTGCTTGGAGCGCTCGGGCTGGGCGACATCGGCAAGCATTTTCCCGACACCGACCCGGCCTACTGCGGTGCCGACAGTCTCGAACTGCTCCGCCGTTGTCGAGCTTTCGCGGAAGAACGGGGTTACCGCGTCGGCAACGTCGACGCCACGCTGCTCGCCGAGCGTCCGAAAATCGCGCCGCACGTTCCCTCTATGGTCCAACGGATCGCCGATGCGCTGGGGACGGAACCCGCCCGCGTCAACATCAAAGCGACGACGACGGAACGTCTCGGTTTCGTCGGGCGGGAAGAAGGCATTGCGGCCCAGGCGGTTGTCATGCTCGTCCGGTCTGTGGTATGA